In a single window of the Metopolophium dirhodum isolate CAU chromosome 2, ASM1992520v1, whole genome shotgun sequence genome:
- the LOC132939633 gene encoding neprilysin-2-like isoform X2: MENFGAQFTVCNTKSCLQSSVSLINCMNETVEPCEDFYEFACGMFETNYPYYSNSNENSWVTIMSLKIKHRVKKFLNKENEIFEPNAVHKARKFYQACINSTKDQASSNYDPLWKVWEKVGLNTEYLNDSVPLEIETILARVKLYFNLDIFFEMYADDDPRNSSSHSLLTITQNWESNKYKRRNNMKTNKVDIDDSLPKFTEYFNLLVEKLLNRNQPYLRKLKVEDLTNTTNELVEFEEEFSQVQRNTFSLKNDIPEIVTLGEFQNFTDTAGETFKFNWTLYLRELTRDIQPKIYEILSSENADSYELLVTNRDFLNDAFKLLSQTPTIILKMSILTQVLTILDIHFPSGEKFNSEHCFSLTSEFFGMVTGYSMINTLDNSSKVALTEMTDNIKWALRKMVNEASWMDDETKNATLRKLANTKTFFGYPDNYENIINNLLENLTVTDNHIENILSISMFSTASDWKYLTEDRDWENQTWAVTPDEVNAYCYNSMNAFFMPAAILQAPLFNNGVQALNYGATGSTIGHELSHNYDNTGRLYNELGNVAQWWSNRSYEEYTKRASCLISHYNDIDVVSHNKTFAVNGVLTLDENIADIAGLKEAYYAYRRYVDVHGQEPRLPGMERYSHEQLFFLGYANQYCYYDEGDSQFDNFNSHSPNMVRVRGVLSLSPEFAKAWSCPIGSPMNPKKEKCQIW, encoded by the exons ATGGAAA ATTTTGGGGCACAGTTTACGGTCTGCAACACAAAATCATGTTTACAATCTT ccGTATcgttaataaattgtatgaatGAAACTGTCGAACCATGCgaagatttttatgaatttgctTGTGGTATGTTTGAAACCAACTACCCTTACTATTCAAATTCAAATGAAAATAGCTGGGTAACAATAATgtcgttaaaaataaaacacagaGTGAAAA AATTTCTCAACAAAGAAAATGAAATATTCGAACCAAATGCAGTTCACAAAGCTAGGAAGTTTTACCAAGCTTGTATAAATTCTACTAAAG ATCAAGCTTCAAGCAATTATGATCCTTTATGGAAAGTTTGGGAAAAAGTCGGTCTAAACACAGAATACCTAAATGATTCAGTTCCATTGGAAATCGAAACAATTTTAGcaagagttaaattatattttaatctggatattttttttgaaatgtatgcTGACGACGATCCTAGGAATTCATCATCACATTCACTTTTAACTATTACTCAAAATTGGGAATCAAATAAGTACAAAAGAAG AAacaatatgaaaacaaataaagTTGATATCGACGACTCTTTGCCAAAATTTACCgaatactttaatttattggttgaaaaattattaaatcgtaATCAACCATATCTAAGGAAGCTTAAAGTTGAAGATCTCACGAACACGACCAATGAATTAGTAGAATTTGAGGAAGAATTTTCACAA GTTCAACGAAAtacatttagtttaaaaaatgacaTTCCTGAAATAGTTACACTAGgagaatttcaaaattttacagATACAGCAGGAGAGACATTTAAG tttaattGGACGTTGTATCTGAGAGAGTTAACTCGTGATATCCAAccaaaaatttatgaaatattgtcATCAGAAAATGCTGATAGTTATGAACTTTTAGTAACCAACAGAGATTTTTTAAATGAcgcgtttaaattattatctcaaacaccaacaataattttaa aaatgtCAATACTAACTCAAGTGTTAACTATTTTGGATATTCATTTTCCTTCTGGAGAGAAATTTAATTCCGA aCATTGTTTTTCGTTGACTAGTGAATTTTTTGGAATGGTCACCGGGTATTCTATGATAAACACGTTAGACAACTCTTCTAAAGTTGCa TTAACCGAAATGACTGATAATATAAAATGGGCTTTACGTAAAATGGTTAACGAAGCGAGTTGGATGGACGATGAAACGAAAAATGCTACTTTACGAAAACTAGCCAATACGAAAACTTTTTTCGGATACCCAGACaattacgaaaatataataaacaatttactcGAAAAT ttgACAGTTACGGACAATCACATAGAGAATATATTATCGATTTCGATGTTTAGCACGGCGAGTGATTGGAAATATTTAACGGAAGATAGAGATTGGGAAAATCAAAC gtGGGCAGTAACTCCGGATGAAGTAAATGCGTACTGTTATAATTCAATGAATGCATTTT TCATGCCAGCGGCAATATTACAAGCTCCGTTATTCAACAACGGCGTACA GGCACTTAATTACGGAGCCACGGGCAGTACTATTGGACACGAACTATCTCACAACTACGACAATACCGGCAGGCTGTACAACGAGCTGGGAAACGTGGCACAGTGGTGGTCGAATAGGAGCTATGAAGAGTACACGAAAAGAGCGAGTTGCTTGATAAGTCACTACAACGACATCGACGTCGTCAGCCACAACAAGACC TTTGCAGTTAACGGTGTACTAACACTAGACGAAAACATTGCCGACATTGCCGGACTGAAAGAGGCGTATTATGCTTATCGGCGTTATGTAGACGTCCACGGACAAGAACCTAGATTGCCCGGTATGGAACGTTATAGTCATGAGCAATTGTTTTTCTTGGGATACGCCAAC caatattgttattatgacgAGGGAGACAGCCAATTTGACAATTTTAACAGCCACAGTCCTAACATGGTTCGTGTACGGGGAGTCCTATCACTCTCACCAGAGTTTGCAAAAGCGTGGTCTTGTCCAATTGGTTCTCCAATGAatccaaaaaaagaaaaatgtcaaatttGGTGA
- the LOC132939633 gene encoding neprilysin-2-like isoform X1, with product MGFQEHLEGKRVSSFTISQNGNAIFKKNYSKKKISISILTVIALLLAAILIYYSYFGAQFTVCNTKSCLQSSVSLINCMNETVEPCEDFYEFACGMFETNYPYYSNSNENSWVTIMSLKIKHRVKKFLNKENEIFEPNAVHKARKFYQACINSTKDQASSNYDPLWKVWEKVGLNTEYLNDSVPLEIETILARVKLYFNLDIFFEMYADDDPRNSSSHSLLTITQNWESNKYKRRNNMKTNKVDIDDSLPKFTEYFNLLVEKLLNRNQPYLRKLKVEDLTNTTNELVEFEEEFSQVQRNTFSLKNDIPEIVTLGEFQNFTDTAGETFKFNWTLYLRELTRDIQPKIYEILSSENADSYELLVTNRDFLNDAFKLLSQTPTIILKMSILTQVLTILDIHFPSGEKFNSEHCFSLTSEFFGMVTGYSMINTLDNSSKVALTEMTDNIKWALRKMVNEASWMDDETKNATLRKLANTKTFFGYPDNYENIINNLLENLTVTDNHIENILSISMFSTASDWKYLTEDRDWENQTWAVTPDEVNAYCYNSMNAFFMPAAILQAPLFNNGVQALNYGATGSTIGHELSHNYDNTGRLYNELGNVAQWWSNRSYEEYTKRASCLISHYNDIDVVSHNKTFAVNGVLTLDENIADIAGLKEAYYAYRRYVDVHGQEPRLPGMERYSHEQLFFLGYANQYCYYDEGDSQFDNFNSHSPNMVRVRGVLSLSPEFAKAWSCPIGSPMNPKKEKCQIW from the exons ATGG GTTTTCAAGAACACCTCGAAGGTAAAAGAGTTTCATCCTTCACAATTTCTCAAAATGGAAA TGCCATTTTCAAAAAGaattatagcaaaaaaaaaatttccatcaGCATATTAACAGTAATTGCTTTGCTCCTCGcagcaattttaatttattattctt ATTTTGGGGCACAGTTTACGGTCTGCAACACAAAATCATGTTTACAATCTT ccGTATcgttaataaattgtatgaatGAAACTGTCGAACCATGCgaagatttttatgaatttgctTGTGGTATGTTTGAAACCAACTACCCTTACTATTCAAATTCAAATGAAAATAGCTGGGTAACAATAATgtcgttaaaaataaaacacagaGTGAAAA AATTTCTCAACAAAGAAAATGAAATATTCGAACCAAATGCAGTTCACAAAGCTAGGAAGTTTTACCAAGCTTGTATAAATTCTACTAAAG ATCAAGCTTCAAGCAATTATGATCCTTTATGGAAAGTTTGGGAAAAAGTCGGTCTAAACACAGAATACCTAAATGATTCAGTTCCATTGGAAATCGAAACAATTTTAGcaagagttaaattatattttaatctggatattttttttgaaatgtatgcTGACGACGATCCTAGGAATTCATCATCACATTCACTTTTAACTATTACTCAAAATTGGGAATCAAATAAGTACAAAAGAAG AAacaatatgaaaacaaataaagTTGATATCGACGACTCTTTGCCAAAATTTACCgaatactttaatttattggttgaaaaattattaaatcgtaATCAACCATATCTAAGGAAGCTTAAAGTTGAAGATCTCACGAACACGACCAATGAATTAGTAGAATTTGAGGAAGAATTTTCACAA GTTCAACGAAAtacatttagtttaaaaaatgacaTTCCTGAAATAGTTACACTAGgagaatttcaaaattttacagATACAGCAGGAGAGACATTTAAG tttaattGGACGTTGTATCTGAGAGAGTTAACTCGTGATATCCAAccaaaaatttatgaaatattgtcATCAGAAAATGCTGATAGTTATGAACTTTTAGTAACCAACAGAGATTTTTTAAATGAcgcgtttaaattattatctcaaacaccaacaataattttaa aaatgtCAATACTAACTCAAGTGTTAACTATTTTGGATATTCATTTTCCTTCTGGAGAGAAATTTAATTCCGA aCATTGTTTTTCGTTGACTAGTGAATTTTTTGGAATGGTCACCGGGTATTCTATGATAAACACGTTAGACAACTCTTCTAAAGTTGCa TTAACCGAAATGACTGATAATATAAAATGGGCTTTACGTAAAATGGTTAACGAAGCGAGTTGGATGGACGATGAAACGAAAAATGCTACTTTACGAAAACTAGCCAATACGAAAACTTTTTTCGGATACCCAGACaattacgaaaatataataaacaatttactcGAAAAT ttgACAGTTACGGACAATCACATAGAGAATATATTATCGATTTCGATGTTTAGCACGGCGAGTGATTGGAAATATTTAACGGAAGATAGAGATTGGGAAAATCAAAC gtGGGCAGTAACTCCGGATGAAGTAAATGCGTACTGTTATAATTCAATGAATGCATTTT TCATGCCAGCGGCAATATTACAAGCTCCGTTATTCAACAACGGCGTACA GGCACTTAATTACGGAGCCACGGGCAGTACTATTGGACACGAACTATCTCACAACTACGACAATACCGGCAGGCTGTACAACGAGCTGGGAAACGTGGCACAGTGGTGGTCGAATAGGAGCTATGAAGAGTACACGAAAAGAGCGAGTTGCTTGATAAGTCACTACAACGACATCGACGTCGTCAGCCACAACAAGACC TTTGCAGTTAACGGTGTACTAACACTAGACGAAAACATTGCCGACATTGCCGGACTGAAAGAGGCGTATTATGCTTATCGGCGTTATGTAGACGTCCACGGACAAGAACCTAGATTGCCCGGTATGGAACGTTATAGTCATGAGCAATTGTTTTTCTTGGGATACGCCAAC caatattgttattatgacgAGGGAGACAGCCAATTTGACAATTTTAACAGCCACAGTCCTAACATGGTTCGTGTACGGGGAGTCCTATCACTCTCACCAGAGTTTGCAAAAGCGTGGTCTTGTCCAATTGGTTCTCCAATGAatccaaaaaaagaaaaatgtcaaatttGGTGA